One stretch of Candidatus Nitrosotenuis cloacae DNA includes these proteins:
- the lysX gene encoding lysine biosynthesis protein LysX encodes MSSPITVLYDTIRPEEKALTEAATKMGIKIEMVDCKSLVLDVDKKSQYQTVLQRCVSYYRNLHATAALEGMGANVINSLYCGVYAGNKLFTHMLLKNVGIETPYVSVAFSKDSALTALDEIGYPKVIKPTVGSWGRMVQRLNNKEAAEGIIEEREKMYPIYQIHYLEEFVQRPPRDIRAIVIGDTVEGAIYRNSTTENWKTNTHLGGTAEICEITPELEEICIKAKDSVKGQIVGIDLMESKERGLVVHEINNTTEYRNVARVTGVDIAGKILEYAVKSGK; translated from the coding sequence GTGAGCTCCCCGATAACGGTTCTCTACGACACAATTCGACCAGAAGAAAAAGCCCTGACAGAAGCTGCAACCAAGATGGGCATCAAAATCGAGATGGTAGATTGTAAGAGCCTTGTTTTAGATGTAGATAAGAAATCCCAATACCAAACAGTACTGCAAAGATGTGTCAGCTATTACAGAAACCTGCACGCAACTGCTGCATTGGAGGGAATGGGTGCCAATGTTATCAATTCTTTGTATTGCGGAGTTTATGCAGGCAACAAGCTCTTCACGCACATGTTACTAAAAAACGTAGGAATTGAAACACCGTATGTCAGTGTGGCATTTTCAAAAGACTCGGCACTTACTGCACTGGATGAAATCGGCTATCCAAAGGTGATCAAGCCAACCGTCGGAAGCTGGGGCAGAATGGTCCAGAGACTAAACAACAAAGAAGCCGCCGAAGGAATCATAGAAGAGCGAGAGAAAATGTATCCAATTTACCAGATTCATTATTTGGAGGAATTTGTGCAAAGACCGCCACGAGACATCCGAGCCATAGTGATTGGTGATACGGTAGAGGGTGCAATATATCGCAATTCCACTACAGAAAACTGGAAGACAAACACACACCTAGGAGGTACTGCCGAAATATGCGAAATAACCCCAGAACTGGAAGAAATATGCATCAAGGCAAAGGACTCTGTCAAGGGCCAAATAGTAGGAATTGATCTAATGGAGAGCAAAGAGCGAGGCTTGGTGGTTCATGAAATCAACAATACCACAGAATATCGAAACGTAGCACGAGTGACAGGCGTGGACATTGCTGGAAAGATTTTAGAATACGCAGTAAAATCAGGAAAATAA
- a CDS encoding M20/M25/M40 family metallo-hydrolase yields MDSSFTITPRFSIKMLEKALRLYTPSLAEKPMAEFLADKCDDLGFDSIKIDEVGNLIATIGSGSPRVLLCGHMDTVPGKVKVRKEGDFLYGRGASDAKAPLMAMLLAASTLQKNNGTIIFVGAVDEEGNATGIKNLAKQKLDIDYAVFGEPSGITNVTIAYKGRIAINLKVNVGDSAHASAPWLAKNAIEEAMKFTSELKKALEENQEGKSKGMMLTATITEIKGGDSHNVTPKECNTIMDIRIPVTLNCKAVGEKISTKVSELANKQQVEAMYSVIDETEPFEAPMNSPLVRAFTLGVMDVERKRPALIRKTGTGDMNIIGTLWNVPVVTYGPGDPHASHTIDERVSMNEYLRGIEVIRNTLHHLKRLHDSKSEK; encoded by the coding sequence ATGGACTCGTCATTTACTATAACCCCCAGATTCTCGATAAAGATGCTAGAAAAGGCACTCAGACTCTACACACCATCACTAGCTGAAAAGCCAATGGCAGAATTTCTGGCAGACAAGTGCGATGATTTAGGATTTGATAGTATCAAAATTGATGAGGTAGGAAATCTTATTGCAACAATTGGCTCCGGCTCGCCGCGAGTCTTGTTGTGCGGCCACATGGATACAGTTCCAGGAAAGGTCAAGGTAAGAAAGGAGGGTGATTTTTTGTATGGACGCGGAGCATCGGACGCAAAGGCCCCACTGATGGCAATGCTACTAGCTGCATCCACTCTACAAAAAAACAATGGCACCATAATTTTTGTAGGAGCAGTAGATGAGGAAGGAAACGCAACCGGAATTAAAAATCTGGCAAAGCAAAAGCTCGACATTGACTATGCAGTGTTTGGCGAGCCAAGCGGCATCACCAATGTCACAATAGCTTACAAGGGAAGAATTGCAATAAACCTCAAAGTCAATGTGGGAGATTCTGCACACGCATCTGCCCCCTGGCTTGCAAAGAATGCAATCGAGGAAGCCATGAAGTTTACAAGCGAGCTCAAAAAGGCACTGGAGGAAAACCAGGAAGGAAAATCAAAAGGAATGATGCTTACTGCCACCATTACTGAGATCAAAGGTGGTGACTCTCACAACGTAACTCCAAAGGAATGCAATACCATAATGGACATTAGAATTCCAGTTACGCTCAACTGCAAGGCAGTGGGGGAAAAGATTTCTACCAAGGTGAGTGAGCTTGCAAACAAGCAGCAAGTGGAGGCAATGTATTCGGTGATTGATGAGACCGAACCCTTTGAGGCGCCAATGAACTCGCCTTTGGTGCGCGCATTTACTCTGGGTGTAATGGATGTAGAGCGAAAAAGACCAGCCCTAATTAGAAAGACAGGGACTGGAGACATGAACATCATTGGCACGCTATGGAATGTCCCAGTGGTAACATATGGTCCGGGAGACCCACACGCATCGCACACTATAGATGAGCGAGTCTCTATGAATGAATACCTAAGAGGAATTGAGGTTATCAGAAATACGCTGCATCATCTAAAACGACTGCACGATTCCAAAAGCGAAAAGTAA
- the dph5 gene encoding diphthine synthase, with translation MLWFVGLGIGGAEALSDKIKKIISESGVVYFEQFTSPMKEHETKFLEQLTKGQFKLAPRWLVEDGKEILEAAKTKQVALLSYGDPYIATTHIELRIRAISDDIKTDTIHGSSAITSLIGECGLHFYKVGKTVTIMSGISSSTAYYTIFENLKLGNHTIVLLEWNQNKNFFLDPKDAIASLKVQEKEQARKVFSDDTYGIVASRIGQDNQKIIAGKFSSLSKTDFGEAPHTIIIPGMMHFTESDALKVLAECIEPPEDNTPKIEKISAQMMKKYIPMVRRALDQITPYYKDSKEFAGVLENADLYIKDAERFYSQGQDELAILSIGYADGLVDALRIAKGIEPEIP, from the coding sequence ATGCTCTGGTTTGTAGGCCTAGGAATTGGCGGAGCCGAAGCATTATCGGATAAAATAAAAAAAATAATTTCAGAATCAGGTGTGGTGTATTTTGAGCAGTTTACTAGTCCAATGAAAGAACATGAAACCAAATTCCTAGAACAACTAACAAAGGGCCAATTCAAGCTTGCCCCAAGATGGCTAGTCGAAGACGGAAAGGAAATCCTAGAGGCTGCAAAGACAAAGCAGGTAGCATTGTTATCATACGGAGATCCATACATTGCAACCACGCACATAGAATTGCGAATTCGTGCAATCTCTGATGATATCAAAACAGACACCATCCACGGATCATCTGCCATTACATCTCTGATTGGCGAGTGTGGTTTGCACTTTTACAAAGTAGGAAAGACAGTCACCATAATGAGTGGCATATCATCATCTACTGCATACTATACAATATTTGAGAACCTAAAGCTTGGCAACCACACCATCGTATTATTAGAATGGAACCAAAACAAGAATTTCTTTTTGGACCCAAAGGACGCAATTGCCAGCCTCAAAGTCCAGGAAAAAGAGCAGGCAAGAAAGGTCTTCTCAGATGACACCTATGGAATAGTTGCATCAAGGATTGGCCAAGACAATCAAAAGATAATTGCAGGGAAATTCTCCTCACTATCCAAAACAGACTTTGGTGAAGCACCACACACTATCATTATTCCAGGTATGATGCACTTTACAGAGTCAGATGCACTAAAGGTATTAGCAGAATGCATTGAGCCACCAGAGGACAACACCCCAAAAATAGAAAAGATATCTGCACAAATGATGAAAAAGTACATCCCAATGGTCCGACGCGCACTAGACCAGATAACACCATACTACAAGGACTCAAAGGAATTTGCCGGAGTATTGGAAAATGCAGACTTGTACATCAAGGACGCAGAGCGATTCTATTCTCAGGGCCAAGATGAGCTTGCCATATTATCAATTGGATATGCCGATGGTTTGGTGGATGCGCTGCGAATAGCAAAGGGAATCGAGCCGGAAATTCCATAG
- a CDS encoding 3-hydroxypropionate--CoA ligase, with protein sequence MNTQKIFDETMKTDHKVITEDVSKSILKSYGVKVPPYALAKTAAEAVKASKKIGFPLVMKIVSPQILHKTDAGGVKVGVANAKEVKTVFNQILKNVKKYDKKAEIKGVLLEKMVPKGVEMIVGLQVDPQFGPVIMAGLGGVMTEIFKDVAWRMLPITVADAKSMIEELKSSKLFKGFRGSPPIDLNMLAQALVQIGKIGVDNASHVNSIDFNPIVVYPKSYFVVDAKIILAKEVNQNAISKAKPNAEFMEKFFTPQSVALVGASATPGKVGNSVLDSLAKHDYTGKVYPINPKAEEILGVKCYPAVDAVPDAVDLVVVCVDLSVTAPVLEQCAKKGVHNVVIVSGGGKELGGERAAYEAQVKELSEKHKIRIIGPNCIGMFNAANRLDCAFQGQERMVRAKLGNVALLSQSGTMGISFLESADSFGLSKMVSYGNRSDVDEADMIWYLANDPQTKVIALYVEGFGDGRKFIETAKQVMKEKKKPVVIWKSGRTEAGAKQAASHTGSLGGSNAIIMGAFKQAGIISVDSYQELVAVTKALAWQPAAKGNRAAMCSNGAGPMIGGIDHFERLGLELAKVSQKTLDEMKAHFPPTYVIGKGNPADVTGGANAEDYRYTIEKFYEDPNVDIVMPWFVFQDDPLEETIIDHLANFSKQQKKPLLVGGNGGPYTAKVSALIEKQGVPVYDDLRDWVAAASALAQWGKHL encoded by the coding sequence ATGAACACACAGAAAATTTTTGATGAAACAATGAAAACAGATCACAAGGTTATCACTGAAGATGTCTCTAAATCAATCCTAAAATCATATGGAGTCAAGGTTCCACCATATGCATTGGCAAAGACTGCGGCAGAGGCAGTCAAGGCATCAAAGAAAATAGGCTTTCCACTGGTAATGAAAATTGTATCGCCACAAATCCTACACAAGACAGATGCAGGCGGAGTCAAAGTCGGTGTTGCAAACGCAAAAGAAGTCAAGACTGTGTTTAATCAAATTCTAAAAAATGTGAAAAAATACGACAAGAAAGCCGAGATCAAAGGCGTTCTCCTAGAGAAGATGGTCCCAAAGGGAGTTGAGATGATTGTCGGACTACAAGTAGACCCACAATTTGGCCCAGTGATAATGGCAGGCCTTGGCGGTGTAATGACCGAAATTTTCAAGGATGTAGCATGGAGAATGCTACCAATCACAGTAGCTGATGCAAAATCAATGATTGAGGAATTAAAGTCATCAAAACTATTCAAGGGCTTCAGAGGCTCCCCACCAATTGACCTCAACATGCTGGCACAAGCACTAGTCCAGATTGGAAAAATAGGCGTAGACAATGCTTCACATGTAAACAGCATTGACTTTAACCCAATAGTGGTATATCCAAAATCCTACTTTGTAGTTGATGCAAAAATAATACTTGCAAAAGAGGTAAACCAAAACGCCATATCAAAAGCAAAGCCAAATGCTGAATTCATGGAGAAGTTCTTTACACCACAATCCGTGGCGCTAGTTGGCGCATCTGCAACACCGGGCAAAGTCGGCAACTCTGTTTTGGACAGCCTGGCAAAGCATGACTATACCGGTAAGGTATACCCAATCAATCCTAAGGCAGAAGAGATCCTCGGTGTAAAGTGTTATCCTGCAGTTGATGCAGTCCCTGACGCAGTTGATCTTGTAGTAGTCTGTGTTGATCTATCCGTAACGGCTCCAGTTTTGGAGCAATGCGCAAAGAAGGGAGTTCATAATGTTGTAATTGTTTCCGGCGGTGGAAAGGAACTTGGTGGCGAACGAGCTGCATATGAGGCCCAAGTAAAAGAGTTATCTGAAAAACACAAAATAAGAATTATTGGTCCAAACTGCATCGGAATGTTCAATGCAGCAAACAGACTCGACTGCGCATTCCAAGGCCAAGAAAGAATGGTTCGCGCAAAGCTAGGAAATGTTGCATTACTATCTCAGTCAGGTACAATGGGAATTAGTTTCCTAGAGTCTGCTGACTCGTTTGGGTTATCAAAGATGGTCAGCTATGGAAACCGCTCTGATGTTGATGAAGCAGACATGATCTGGTATCTGGCAAACGATCCACAAACCAAAGTTATAGCACTATACGTAGAGGGATTTGGAGATGGACGCAAGTTCATTGAAACCGCAAAGCAGGTAATGAAGGAAAAGAAAAAGCCAGTAGTAATCTGGAAGAGCGGAAGAACCGAGGCTGGAGCAAAGCAGGCAGCATCCCACACTGGATCACTTGGCGGCTCTAATGCTATAATCATGGGCGCATTCAAGCAAGCTGGCATAATTTCAGTTGATAGTTACCAAGAATTAGTAGCAGTAACAAAGGCACTTGCATGGCAGCCAGCAGCAAAGGGCAACCGAGCTGCAATGTGCAGTAACGGAGCAGGTCCAATGATTGGAGGAATTGATCACTTTGAGCGATTAGGCCTCGAGCTTGCAAAGGTAAGCCAAAAGACACTAGATGAGATGAAGGCGCACTTTCCACCAACATATGTCATTGGCAAAGGAAATCCAGCAGACGTTACCGGCGGTGCAAATGCCGAGGACTATCGTTATACCATAGAGAAATTCTACGAGGACCCAAATGTCGATATCGTGATGCCTTGGTTTGTATTCCAAGACGATCCACTGGAGGAGACAATCATTGATCATCTGGCTAATTTCTCAAAGCAGCAGAAAAAGCCGCTGCTAGTAGGCGGAAACGGAGGACCATACACGGCCAAAGTATCCGCACTGATTGAAAAACAAGGCGTACCTGTCTATGATGACCTTCGAGACTGGGTGGCAGCTGCGTCAGCGCTTGCTCAATGGGGCAAGCACCTCTAA
- a CDS encoding DUF120 domain-containing protein: MSELKIQHLITLTELLSKGAKNNFIPITTSTLGKNIHKSQQAASKHLLELEEGGFISRIMSGRKVSVKLTQKGFDQISDLYNLLKNSLESVPSTIDLSGVLVAGMGEGKYYMSLKGYTKQFAQKIGYVPFPGTLNVKLDKKEHIESLRQLNNLDGTKIDGFSDGKRTYGWVKCFACKLNGKVDAQLIILERTHHDLSTIELISKLEIRKKLGLKSGSSISIKITL; this comes from the coding sequence ATGTCAGAGCTAAAAATCCAGCACCTAATCACGCTAACCGAACTATTATCAAAAGGTGCAAAGAACAACTTTATCCCAATCACCACATCCACTCTGGGCAAAAACATACACAAGTCCCAGCAGGCAGCCTCAAAACACCTACTGGAACTAGAAGAGGGCGGATTTATCTCCAGAATAATGTCTGGCAGAAAGGTCTCAGTCAAGCTAACGCAAAAGGGATTTGATCAAATTTCTGATTTGTATAATTTGCTAAAGAACAGCTTAGAATCTGTCCCATCTACGATTGATCTGTCTGGTGTGTTAGTTGCTGGAATGGGGGAGGGAAAATACTACATGTCACTCAAGGGCTATACAAAACAATTTGCGCAAAAAATTGGATACGTGCCATTTCCAGGAACACTGAATGTCAAGCTGGACAAAAAAGAACACATCGAATCGCTACGCCAACTGAACAATCTGGATGGAACAAAAATCGACGGCTTTTCTGATGGCAAGCGAACATATGGATGGGTCAAGTGCTTTGCCTGCAAGCTGAATGGTAAGGTCGATGCTCAGTTAATCATACTAGAGAGGACTCACCATGATCTGTCTACTATAGAATTAATATCAAAACTTGAGATACGCAAAAAACTTGGACTAAAGTCAGGCTCGTCAATATCGATTAAAATTACACTCTAG
- the lysW/argW gene encoding alpha-aminoadipate/glutamate carrier protein LysW, producing the protein MAKCAECDSDISIPSDALEGELVTCPDCGASFEIIKSSGGFGLKPAQSVGEDWGQ; encoded by the coding sequence ATGGCAAAATGTGCTGAATGTGATTCAGATATTTCAATTCCAAGTGATGCCCTAGAAGGCGAGCTTGTAACTTGTCCCGATTGCGGCGCAAGCTTTGAGATAATCAAATCTTCAGGCGGATTTGGGCTAAAACCAGCTCAAAGCGTCGGAGAGGACTGGGGCCAGTGA
- the erpA gene encoding iron-sulfur cluster insertion protein ErpA — MATEQTEKLVTITPKAAEKIAEFMKEEADKPEYLRVYVQGGGCSGLSYGMGFEAKPEEDDSVIVEQGVKLLVDSYSQEHLKGANIDYIESLMGSGFKINNPNVTKSCSCGHSFSTE, encoded by the coding sequence ATGGCAACTGAACAAACAGAAAAGCTCGTAACAATCACACCAAAAGCAGCGGAAAAGATTGCCGAGTTTATGAAAGAGGAAGCAGACAAGCCAGAATACCTACGAGTATATGTTCAAGGCGGAGGATGCTCAGGTCTATCCTATGGAATGGGCTTTGAGGCAAAGCCAGAAGAGGACGATTCCGTCATCGTAGAGCAAGGCGTCAAACTACTAGTTGACAGCTACTCACAAGAACACCTCAAGGGAGCAAACATCGACTACATCGAGTCTCTGATGGGATCCGGATTCAAGATTAACAATCCAAATGTTACAAAATCCTGCTCATGCGGACACTCTTTTAGCACCGAATAA
- a CDS encoding enoyl-CoA hydratase/isomerase family protein produces MALVTTSKSNGITTVKINRPDKLNAMNMDVARELVAVFTQLDTDDETKVIILTGEGEKAFSAGADIEYMSKITADQSVEYAKLGQLVTNTVELVSKPTIAAVNGFALGGGCELAMSCDIRIAADTAKMGQPEVTIGIPPGWGGTQRLMRIVGIAKAKELVYTGKMIKADEAKEIGLVNQVVPLASLMEETLKMANQIAANSVSGVKMSKIAINKGRNADLDTGLGVELLAWRNCFTDPDREARMTAFVNKSKK; encoded by the coding sequence ATGGCTTTAGTTACGACATCAAAATCAAACGGAATTACTACAGTCAAAATCAACAGACCAGACAAGCTAAATGCAATGAACATGGATGTTGCAAGAGAACTCGTCGCAGTCTTTACACAATTGGACACCGACGATGAGACCAAAGTAATCATCCTGACTGGTGAGGGCGAAAAAGCATTCTCGGCAGGTGCAGACATTGAATACATGTCAAAGATCACTGCAGACCAATCAGTTGAATATGCAAAACTTGGACAGCTAGTCACCAATACCGTGGAGCTAGTATCCAAGCCGACAATTGCGGCAGTAAATGGATTTGCATTGGGTGGAGGATGCGAGCTTGCAATGTCTTGCGATATTAGAATTGCAGCAGACACTGCAAAGATGGGCCAACCAGAAGTCACAATAGGAATTCCACCTGGATGGGGCGGAACACAACGACTAATGAGAATTGTTGGAATCGCAAAGGCAAAAGAACTAGTCTACACTGGTAAGATGATAAAGGCAGATGAGGCAAAAGAAATTGGTCTTGTCAATCAAGTAGTGCCATTGGCATCGCTAATGGAAGAAACACTAAAGATGGCAAACCAAATTGCAGCAAATTCCGTTTCTGGAGTGAAAATGTCCAAAATAGCAATCAACAAGGGACGCAATGCGGATCTTGATACGGGCCTTGGAGTAGAACTCTTGGCTTGGAGAAACTGCTTTACCGATCCTGATCGTGAAGCACGCATGACTGCATTTGTGAACAAGTCCAAAAAATAA
- a CDS encoding adenylyltransferase/cytidyltransferase family protein, translating into MDIIDKKILTSFYVCSITGENPITHCIKKTNLSETYINDRIDALKKNLLLSESGMLTEFGRTSLHVVLAGGVFDIIHPGHIYTLNAAKALGDVLVVVIATGDTAVKMKKRRPLHAETQRQELIGALSTVDLCLVGKEGDIFKTVSLVRPDIIALGYDQVHQEKFITDGCKVIGLNVRVARLQSPIPEYSSSKIEKEYGEALHGI; encoded by the coding sequence TTGGATATTATCGATAAAAAAATACTCACATCTTTCTATGTTTGCTCAATAACTGGCGAGAACCCAATCACACATTGCATCAAAAAGACAAATCTCTCAGAGACATACATCAATGACAGAATCGATGCCCTGAAAAAAAATCTGCTGTTATCTGAAAGCGGAATGCTGACAGAGTTTGGCAGAACCTCATTGCATGTTGTATTGGCTGGTGGTGTCTTTGATATCATACATCCAGGCCACATCTACACCCTAAATGCAGCAAAGGCACTAGGCGATGTACTGGTTGTAGTTATTGCAACTGGCGATACTGCAGTAAAAATGAAAAAGCGCAGACCACTGCACGCAGAAACACAAAGACAAGAGCTCATCGGTGCATTATCTACAGTGGACTTGTGCCTGGTAGGAAAGGAGGGGGACATTTTCAAGACAGTGTCCCTTGTTAGACCAGATATAATCGCGCTGGGTTATGATCAGGTTCACCAGGAAAAATTCATCACAGACGGATGCAAAGTGATTGGATTGAATGTACGAGTAGCTAGACTGCAATCCCCAATTCCGGAATATTCCAGCTCCAAAATAGAAAAAGAATACGGCGAAGCCCTACACGGAATCTAG
- the dnaG gene encoding DNA primase DnaG encodes MPSAGIVKYHVKLSFDVDGLVERADIIGAIFGQTEGLLGPEMNLNELQRLSKVGRIEVTATSTTNTTKGDALIPMSTDVDTSALIAAAIESIDKVGPFDCKFKLIAIEDVRATKKDDIIKRAKEIKQQWATKTISEGDTMLKDIHEGTSTSGKLTTYGRGKLPCGQGVFDSPWIILVEGRADVINLLRAGIDNSLAIDGARIDESIRDLCDQKDKVIAFLDGDRAGGFILKELKSVVDIDIVHRAPEGVEVEELTPQQITDILKDTIEEMKNPKAKPTLSDPTDKPMAELAEKTFSQINETLEAIGLDADRKEVFKVPISELVSKLSVQSGIKYLILDGIVTQRLVDGAKQAGIECVIGHRVANLTNKDGIALKTFTELGVA; translated from the coding sequence TTGCCATCAGCAGGAATTGTCAAATATCACGTTAAGTTATCCTTTGATGTTGACGGACTGGTTGAAAGAGCAGATATCATAGGCGCAATCTTTGGCCAGACCGAAGGTCTGCTAGGCCCAGAGATGAACCTAAATGAACTGCAACGTCTTTCAAAAGTCGGACGAATCGAAGTAACTGCAACCAGCACTACAAACACTACTAAAGGTGATGCTCTTATTCCAATGAGCACTGATGTTGATACATCAGCACTAATCGCTGCTGCAATTGAAAGCATAGACAAAGTAGGTCCATTTGACTGCAAGTTCAAGCTAATCGCAATAGAAGATGTTCGTGCCACAAAAAAGGACGATATCATCAAGCGAGCAAAAGAGATCAAGCAGCAATGGGCAACAAAGACCATCTCAGAAGGCGATACCATGCTAAAAGACATCCACGAGGGAACATCTACATCCGGAAAACTAACCACATATGGTAGGGGAAAACTCCCATGCGGACAAGGCGTCTTTGACTCTCCTTGGATTATCCTAGTAGAGGGAAGAGCCGATGTGATCAATCTGCTTCGTGCAGGAATTGACAACTCACTTGCCATTGACGGCGCAAGAATCGACGAATCAATCCGTGATTTATGCGACCAAAAGGACAAGGTGATTGCATTTTTGGACGGGGATAGAGCAGGCGGATTCATCCTAAAGGAGCTCAAAAGCGTAGTCGACATAGACATCGTACATAGAGCACCAGAAGGAGTCGAAGTCGAAGAACTCACACCACAACAAATCACCGACATTCTAAAGGATACCATAGAAGAGATGAAAAATCCAAAGGCAAAGCCAACGCTTTCTGATCCAACAGACAAGCCAATGGCAGAGCTTGCAGAAAAGACATTCTCACAAATCAATGAAACTCTAGAAGCAATTGGATTAGACGCAGACAGAAAAGAGGTCTTCAAGGTACCAATTTCAGAACTTGTCTCAAAGCTTTCAGTACAATCCGGCATCAAATATCTGATACTTGACGGGATAGTAACCCAGAGACTGGTAGATGGCGCAAAGCAAGCAGGAATCGAGTGTGTCATTGGACACAGAGTAGCGAACCTGACTAACAAAGACGGCATAGCGCTCAAAACATTTACCGAACTCGGGGTCGCTTAA
- a CDS encoding LeuA family protein gives MSDPNYYAHLYNEYDKKPRRIHVLDSTLREGEQHPGVTFTNKQRIQIAWMLDYFGVDQIEISPVVSEDHFEATKTIIKQGLKADIVAHVRALKEDVDVALKCDPKWTATYLGISDIHLKDKLRITREEALRRAVETVEYAKSHGLKMRFTVEDGSRADPEFLLKVCKAIEEAGVDRISLPDTVGIMRPKGMFNFVKMVKEKIKVPLDVHCHNDIGLAVANAFAGVDAGADQIHTTIDGVGERTGIPSLAEVAVAMTYLYKSPNDFRLDMLTDLSRLIEEYTGIVPYDSKPLVGPTAYKHKAGTHLSAILRNPAAYEPIPPRVVGNRRKIVFGELAGKGGSAYLMSLLGLPKNDEQAKAVAAGLKNLRMGDLLEIPLDGKLERKIINDAKSSKD, from the coding sequence ATGAGTGACCCAAACTATTACGCACATCTGTACAACGAGTACGACAAAAAGCCGCGAAGAATCCACGTACTGGACAGTACACTAAGGGAAGGAGAGCAGCACCCAGGAGTCACATTTACCAACAAGCAGAGAATCCAAATTGCATGGATGCTTGATTATTTTGGCGTAGACCAAATTGAAATTTCACCAGTAGTATCAGAGGATCATTTTGAGGCGACAAAGACAATCATCAAGCAAGGCCTCAAAGCAGACATTGTAGCACACGTTCGTGCACTAAAAGAAGACGTTGATGTCGCACTAAAGTGTGATCCAAAGTGGACTGCAACATATCTTGGAATATCAGACATTCACCTAAAGGACAAGCTCAGAATCACTCGAGAGGAAGCACTAAGACGTGCAGTAGAAACAGTCGAGTATGCAAAGTCTCATGGACTAAAGATGAGATTTACCGTAGAGGATGGCTCTCGAGCAGATCCAGAGTTCTTACTCAAAGTTTGCAAGGCAATCGAGGAAGCTGGAGTGGACAGAATCAGTCTGCCAGATACCGTTGGAATAATGAGACCAAAAGGCATGTTCAATTTTGTTAAAATGGTCAAAGAAAAGATCAAAGTGCCACTTGATGTTCACTGTCACAATGATATAGGACTGGCAGTAGCAAACGCATTTGCAGGAGTTGATGCAGGAGCAGATCAAATCCACACCACAATTGATGGTGTCGGAGAAAGAACAGGAATCCCATCGCTGGCAGAAGTCGCAGTTGCCATGACCTATCTTTACAAGTCACCAAATGATTTCAGACTAGACATGCTAACTGACCTATCCAGACTAATTGAGGAATATACCGGAATTGTACCATATGACTCAAAGCCACTTGTTGGGCCAACTGCCTACAAGCACAAGGCAGGAACTCACTTGTCTGCAATACTCAGAAATCCCGCAGCCTATGAGCCAATTCCGCCAAGAGTGGTAGGGAATAGACGCAAGATAGTCTTTGGAGAATTAGCTGGAAAGGGCGGATCAGCATATTTGATGTCATTGCTTGGCTTGCCAAAAAACGACGAGCAGGCAAAGGCAGTTGCTGCCGGGCTTAAAAACCTCAGAATGGGGGACCTATTGGAAATCCCACTTGATGGTAAGCTTGAAAGAAAGATAATTAATGACGCAAAAAGCAGTAAGGATTAA
- the lysM gene encoding HTH-type transcriptional regulator LysM: MHKDSVDDEILRILRDDSRESFVDIGKKLKLSESAVRRRVKNLTDAQIIKKFTIEIGEQNSTKAIVLISVESSMDTSKVSARLTKLDGVKTVYEITGQYDIAVIISSPNITEINLAIDALRKVPGVSDTNTVIILREVT, encoded by the coding sequence ATGCACAAGGATAGCGTAGATGATGAGATTCTTAGAATCTTGCGGGATGATTCCAGAGAATCCTTTGTAGATATTGGCAAAAAGCTAAAGCTATCAGAGTCAGCGGTAAGGCGTCGAGTCAAAAACCTAACAGATGCCCAGATAATTAAAAAATTCACAATCGAAATCGGTGAGCAAAACTCTACCAAGGCGATTGTTCTCATTTCAGTAGAGTCATCCATGGACACATCCAAGGTTTCAGCAAGACTAACCAAGCTGGATGGCGTAAAGACAGTGTACGAAATCACAGGACAGTACGACATTGCAGTGATAATCTCATCGCCAAACATTACAGAGATTAATCTAGCAATTGACGCACTCCGAAAGGTACCAGGCGTATCAGACACCAACACAGTCATCATTCTACGCGAAGTAACCTGA